One stretch of Dissulfurimicrobium hydrothermale DNA includes these proteins:
- a CDS encoding ATP-binding protein yields the protein MGLTICRAIVNAHGGRIWAENRPGGGAVFKFTLPIEGKPSMPEPEEEMRNVA from the coding sequence TTGGGGCTGACCATCTGCCGTGCCATTGTTAATGCGCATGGGGGGCGTATATGGGCTGAAAACAGGCCTGGAGGCGGCGCTGTCTTTAAATTCACCCTGCCCATTGAAGGTAAGCCGTCCATGCCGGAACCTGAGGAAGAGATGCGGAATGTGGCATGA